The Candidatus Sericytochromatia bacterium genome includes a region encoding these proteins:
- a CDS encoding helix-hairpin-helix domain-containing protein, with product MFDVVSRFLPRSLTGLFVSLSLLVLPPAPAAATILVLQAGIQVHVDGAVRSPGVFRLASASRVAEAIAAAGGARPGAALHRLNLAARLQDGDHVHVPTPTQATTPVSASPARAPGQGGSRPRRARRAPGKGALPSGAIALNRATRAQFESLPGVGPAMAERILAVRTRLGRFSSLEELREVPGIGAKRLQRLRPHLVLD from the coding sequence GTGTTCGATGTCGTGTCCCGTTTCCTGCCCCGCTCCCTGACGGGGCTGTTCGTGAGCCTGAGCCTGCTCGTGCTCCCCCCTGCACCGGCCGCCGCCACGATCCTGGTGCTGCAGGCCGGCATTCAGGTCCACGTGGATGGGGCGGTTCGCTCGCCCGGGGTGTTCCGGCTGGCCTCGGCGAGTCGCGTGGCCGAGGCGATCGCCGCCGCAGGGGGCGCGCGCCCCGGGGCGGCCCTGCATCGCCTCAATCTGGCCGCGCGCCTGCAGGATGGAGACCACGTCCACGTGCCGACGCCGACCCAGGCGACCACGCCCGTGAGCGCGTCGCCGGCCCGGGCGCCTGGTCAGGGCGGTTCACGCCCCCGGCGCGCTCGTCGCGCGCCAGGCAAGGGAGCGCTTCCCAGCGGGGCGATCGCCCTCAACCGAGCCACCCGGGCCCAATTCGAGAGCCTGCCGGGCGTCGGACCCGCCATGGCGGAACGGATTCTGGCCGTGCGCACCCGCCTCGGGCGCTTCAGCAGCCTGGAGGAGTTACGCGAGGTGCCGGGCATCGGGGCCAAACGCCTGCAGCGCCTGCGGCCTCATCTCGTGCTGGATTGA
- a CDS encoding peptidylprolyl isomerase, with product MSPHPPDPAANESAQAPEPVPPTGTPPATDALFPGAPATEYVGPAAPDDTSPAATPLDPEASGMAEQGVASGEASPEAEQAASPRLRALKGLALAVVLGGLSVAIATWAEPRTGTVATVDGQKIAKADYHRMLGQARSQYQARYQVPPDSPSGSQIEADLRVGVVRELVQRELVRQEAEKRGIQLADREVEAEMTRIRQGFKDEAEFQKLLSDQGADEAALVEQVRSGMRAARLSEALATATPITPAEVRAYYDQHEAMYRRPEEVRARHILVKQADLARTLQGKLRAGEPFDALAKAHSEDTGSRANGGDLGFFPRGQMVPPFEQAAFSLPLGQVSEPVKSDFGYHLIRVEARHPARKLPFEEVREEITTRLTRERRDTVFRAWLEQRRESAHITYGAGFAPPSPAGHVGHEGEGH from the coding sequence GTGTCCCCCCATCCCCCTGACCCCGCTGCCAACGAGTCGGCACAGGCGCCCGAACCCGTGCCCCCAACCGGGACCCCGCCAGCTACCGACGCGCTGTTTCCCGGTGCGCCTGCGACTGAATATGTCGGGCCTGCAGCGCCTGATGACACCAGCCCGGCCGCCACCCCCCTTGACCCGGAAGCGTCGGGGATGGCGGAGCAAGGTGTGGCCTCGGGTGAGGCTTCGCCAGAGGCTGAACAAGCCGCCTCACCGCGCCTGCGGGCGCTGAAGGGCCTGGCGCTGGCGGTCGTGTTGGGGGGACTGTCCGTGGCGATCGCCACCTGGGCCGAGCCTCGCACCGGCACGGTCGCCACGGTGGACGGTCAGAAAATCGCCAAAGCGGACTATCACCGCATGCTGGGCCAGGCGCGCAGCCAGTATCAGGCGCGCTATCAGGTCCCGCCCGACAGTCCCTCCGGCTCCCAGATCGAGGCCGACCTGCGGGTCGGCGTCGTGCGGGAACTGGTGCAACGGGAGCTGGTGCGTCAGGAGGCCGAGAAGCGGGGCATCCAGCTGGCCGACCGTGAGGTCGAGGCGGAGATGACGCGCATTCGCCAGGGATTCAAGGACGAGGCCGAGTTTCAGAAATTGCTCTCCGACCAGGGCGCCGATGAGGCGGCGTTGGTCGAGCAGGTGCGTTCCGGCATGCGCGCCGCGCGCCTGTCCGAGGCGCTGGCGACGGCCACCCCGATCACGCCCGCCGAGGTGCGGGCCTATTACGACCAGCACGAGGCCATGTACCGCCGGCCCGAGGAGGTGCGGGCCCGCCACATCCTGGTCAAGCAGGCCGACCTGGCTCGCACGCTGCAGGGCAAGCTGCGGGCGGGAGAACCCTTCGACGCGCTGGCCAAGGCCCACTCCGAAGACACGGGCAGTCGCGCCAATGGCGGCGACTTGGGCTTTTTTCCACGCGGCCAGATGGTGCCTCCTTTCGAGCAGGCGGCTTTCTCCTTGCCGCTGGGGCAGGTCTCGGAGCCGGTCAAGTCGGATTTCGGCTACCACCTGATCCGGGTCGAGGCGCGCCACCCAGCTCGCAAGTTACCGTTCGAGGAAGTGCGCGAGGAGATCACCACGCGGCTGACCCGCGAACGACGCGACACGGTTTTCCGGGCCTGGCTGGAGCAGCGGCGCGAATCGGCTCACATCACCTACGGCGCAGGCTTCGCGCCACCGTCGCCAGCCGGACACGTCGGGCATGAGGGAGAAGGACACTGA
- a CDS encoding radical SAM protein: MSPEFPRSSTQPVRGDDLPLVEAAYEAHVPLFASLELTLRCNLRCTHCYNFDRDRPPPSGQELSPQEVRDVIDALVAAGCLELCLTGGEALLHPHLDDFIRHARRHLLAVRIKSNGVSLTPERAAALYQAGVYAIDLSLYGATPAVHDALTRLPGSFERTLAGVRAARGADLRTSLSLCVTTENAHEVGDMLAIAAREGVGHTLDPQISARYDGSTSSLGHRVSLETLEALYRGPLAAALGQPSCRPDHDMQCSCAKAVVAISATGEVYPCIAAPLPSGNIRNGGFLKVWRDSPELNRIRGLTLSDYPQCGPCPDRGFCRRSNGVSLVNTGAYTGVDPWNCGEAAIIRRIAEAGNQA, translated from the coding sequence ATGTCACCTGAATTCCCCCGGTCTTCCACCCAGCCCGTGCGCGGCGACGATCTCCCGCTGGTGGAGGCCGCCTATGAAGCGCACGTGCCACTGTTCGCCTCGCTGGAACTCACGTTGCGCTGCAACTTGCGTTGTACCCACTGCTACAACTTCGATCGGGACCGCCCGCCTCCTTCCGGACAAGAATTGAGCCCGCAAGAGGTCCGTGACGTGATCGACGCGCTGGTCGCCGCAGGCTGTCTGGAACTGTGCCTGACCGGGGGCGAGGCGCTGCTGCACCCGCATCTGGACGATTTCATCCGCCACGCCCGACGGCACCTGCTGGCCGTGCGCATCAAGTCGAACGGCGTGTCCCTCACGCCCGAACGGGCCGCGGCGCTTTACCAGGCCGGGGTCTATGCGATCGACCTCAGTCTGTACGGGGCAACCCCCGCCGTCCACGACGCCCTGACCCGGCTGCCGGGCAGTTTCGAGCGCACGCTGGCCGGGGTCCGCGCGGCCCGCGGAGCTGACTTGCGCACCTCGTTGAGCCTCTGCGTGACGACCGAGAACGCCCACGAAGTGGGCGACATGCTGGCGATCGCCGCCCGCGAGGGGGTGGGGCACACGCTCGACCCGCAGATCTCGGCGCGCTACGACGGCAGCACCAGTTCGCTCGGGCATCGCGTCTCGCTGGAGACGCTGGAAGCCCTGTATCGAGGGCCCCTGGCGGCCGCGCTCGGCCAGCCCTCCTGCCGCCCCGACCACGACATGCAGTGCTCCTGTGCCAAGGCAGTGGTGGCCATCAGCGCCACCGGCGAGGTCTACCCCTGCATCGCCGCCCCGCTGCCAAGCGGCAACATCCGCAACGGCGGTTTTCTGAAGGTCTGGCGCGACTCCCCGGAACTGAACCGGATCCGGGGGCTCACGCTGAGCGACTACCCGCAGTGTGGTCCGTGCCCGGATCGCGGTTTCTGCCGGCGCAGCAACGGCGTCTCGCTGGTCAACACCGGCGCCTACACCGGGGTGGACCCCTGGAACTGCGGCGAGGCGGCCATCATCCGGCGCATCGCCGAGGCGGGCAACCAGGCCTGA
- the mazG gene encoding nucleoside triphosphate pyrophosphohydrolase gives MTHPITVVGLGPGDPDLLTVAADRTLRAASHLYLRTARHPTVAELDAQGLAYTAFDTLYERETDFDQLYERIVDTLAAAAEQAPVCYAVPGHPLVAESTVQRLLKREGLTVTVLPGLSGVEATYALLGIDPTHGMQLLDALALEGVRINPTLGALVVQVYSKRVASLAKIQLMRFFPDEHPVKLVRAASVPGQELVRELPLYELDRHPELIDHLTSLYLPPAPAVSLDRLRDIIARLRGPGGCPWDIEQTHASLRKYMLEEAYEAVEAIDADDDQAMAEELGDVLLQVVLHAQIAEEREAFDLDEVAETLCDKLVFRHPHVFGEASVRDSAEVLANWDVLKAAEKQAAGASSESRLGRVPPMAALSLADKVMGRAAKAGFDWPSLDEAFAKVDEEWAELREAVRGGEAEAVFHEWGDFLYALVNVSRRLRVDPEDALRQAVRRFTARFQAMEAIAEERGLDWEALDLATRKSLWQSAKLQERAPQR, from the coding sequence ATGACGCATCCCATCACGGTGGTGGGGCTCGGCCCCGGTGACCCTGACTTGCTGACGGTGGCGGCCGACCGCACCCTGCGCGCCGCCAGCCATCTGTATCTGCGCACGGCCCGGCATCCCACGGTGGCGGAACTGGACGCGCAGGGCCTGGCGTACACCGCCTTCGACACCCTCTACGAGCGTGAAACGGATTTCGACCAGCTGTATGAGCGCATCGTCGACACCCTCGCGGCCGCTGCCGAGCAGGCGCCTGTCTGCTACGCGGTGCCGGGGCATCCGCTGGTGGCCGAGTCGACCGTCCAGCGCCTGTTGAAGCGTGAGGGCCTGACCGTCACGGTGTTGCCCGGCCTGTCCGGTGTCGAGGCCACCTACGCCCTGCTGGGCATCGACCCGACCCACGGCATGCAGCTGCTGGATGCGCTGGCGCTGGAGGGCGTGCGCATCAACCCGACGCTGGGTGCGCTGGTGGTGCAGGTCTACAGCAAGCGCGTCGCGAGCCTGGCCAAGATTCAACTGATGCGCTTTTTCCCGGATGAACACCCGGTCAAGCTGGTGCGCGCCGCCTCGGTGCCGGGCCAGGAACTGGTGCGGGAATTGCCGCTCTACGAGCTGGACCGCCACCCCGAGCTGATCGACCACCTGACTAGCCTGTATCTGCCGCCGGCGCCGGCCGTCTCGCTCGACCGCCTGCGCGACATCATCGCGCGCCTGCGGGGCCCCGGCGGCTGTCCCTGGGATATCGAGCAGACCCATGCCTCGCTGCGCAAGTACATGCTGGAAGAAGCCTACGAGGCGGTCGAGGCGATCGACGCCGACGATGATCAGGCCATGGCCGAGGAGCTAGGTGACGTCTTGCTGCAGGTGGTGCTGCACGCCCAGATTGCCGAGGAACGCGAGGCCTTCGACCTGGATGAGGTGGCCGAGACGCTCTGTGACAAGCTGGTCTTTCGCCATCCGCACGTCTTCGGCGAGGCCTCCGTGCGCGACAGCGCCGAGGTGCTGGCCAACTGGGACGTGCTCAAGGCGGCCGAAAAACAGGCGGCCGGGGCGTCCTCCGAGAGTCGCCTGGGGCGAGTCCCCCCGATGGCGGCCCTCAGCCTGGCGGACAAGGTCATGGGCCGGGCGGCCAAGGCCGGCTTCGACTGGCCGAGCCTGGACGAGGCCTTCGCCAAGGTCGATGAGGAGTGGGCGGAATTGCGTGAGGCGGTTCGCGGCGGCGAAGCCGAGGCGGTCTTTCACGAGTGGGGTGACTTCCTGTACGCGCTGGTGAACGTCTCGCGCCGGCTGCGGGTCGATCCGGAAGACGCGCTGCGGCAGGCGGTGCGGCGCTTCACGGCTCGCTTTCAGGCGATGGAGGCGATCGCCGAGGAACGGGGCCTCGACTGGGAGGCGCTCGACCTGGCGACCCGCAAGTCGCTCTGGCAATCGGCCAAGCTGCAGGAACGGGCGCCGCAGCGCTGA
- the mfd gene encoding transcription-repair coupling factor — MSLNHLPRWLASTGTTQHLLKLLQAAAEPTAGQRTVGLHGVAAASRPFVTAAIAPHLPGGLVVARDGEAARRWVAELEGFGLDVWSFPAVETSPYEGVSPEDELLAQRQATLAALHAGEARWVVTTPKALALRLPLPPAWGGAAIELAVGSRIAPTTLVGQLVRLGYRPAAQVVERGSFSRRGELLDLFPPQLDQPVRIEFFDEDIERMRAFDPDSQRSDAPLERLAVFPMRGIVLPETGWPAIEARIRKAFDDQQKKLKFVAGRLKARTDQDLTRFAAFGYFDGCEGYAPFLYERMGTLVDYLPGGSVLVWDDHEHLFGELVRWCQAQDAALAKNLEEGNILPLPYPLHLDAAGLAQLGTGLAQLDVSSRAQAAVTIDAPASPRFHSDFDQIAIRINGWQHEGQRVVIVTQQPQRAFAILDERGVNASLSSPPEDAGGQVGGVWVVREGLIEGFSVASLRLVVLTDLELFGQQRRASARHHKKFSFQGTAFTNVAELKPGDYVVHAKHGIGRFVGLARLPVDNQERDYLALVYHNDDKLYVPVDQVNLLHRYRGQGDGPSPKLHKMGGVEWENTKKRVKKGLKDLADDLVKLYAARASLEGYAYPPDTLWQQEMEEAFPYEPTIDQLKAIEETKRDMERPRPMDRLVCGDVGFGKTEVALRAAFKAIMAGKQVALLAPTTVLAQQHYLVFRERFAPYPVRVGLLSRFRTPKEQREVIAKLKTGEIDLVVGTHRVLGKDLGFKDLGLVIIDEEHRFGVANKERLKQVKRLVDVLTMSATPIPRTLYMALSGARDMSLIATPPLNRQPIKTFVGPYDPDAVRAAVLHEMERGGQIFFLHNRVESIGRIAVELEALVPEARIRYAHGQMSEDDLEDIMLAFKDGEFDILLSTTIIESGLDIPRANTMIIDDADRLGLAQLYQLRGRVGRSETKAYCHCFYRAGKQLTDEARDRLGALQQFTALGSGYQIALRDLEIRGVGNLLGSEQHGHMISVGFDLYSRLLEEAIEESRGHVVEAAVEPATVDLHVSAFIPDEWIGEGGDKMAQYRRLAGVSSERELEILEAEWKDRFGALPTSVRNLMRVVRLKLQASELGLAAIRSDTKFIRIQGAIPASAFYKAQASDKSLVNWKFTPQEVQIDRTRMLPEDQLVAVEKLLKPLLAAAAATV, encoded by the coding sequence ATGTCACTGAATCATCTCCCTCGCTGGCTTGCTTCGACCGGAACCACCCAGCACCTGTTGAAACTGCTTCAGGCAGCCGCCGAGCCCACCGCCGGCCAGCGGACCGTTGGCTTGCACGGGGTGGCGGCGGCCTCCCGGCCGTTCGTGACGGCGGCGATCGCCCCGCACCTGCCTGGTGGCCTGGTCGTCGCCCGCGACGGCGAGGCGGCCCGCCGCTGGGTGGCGGAGCTGGAAGGCTTTGGCCTCGACGTGTGGTCCTTCCCCGCCGTCGAGACTTCTCCCTACGAAGGCGTCTCGCCGGAGGACGAGTTGCTGGCCCAGCGCCAGGCCACGCTGGCGGCCCTGCACGCGGGCGAGGCGCGCTGGGTCGTGACCACCCCCAAGGCCCTGGCGCTGCGGCTTCCGCTGCCGCCAGCCTGGGGCGGGGCGGCGATCGAGCTGGCCGTGGGCAGCCGCATCGCGCCCACCACCTTGGTCGGCCAGCTGGTGCGCCTCGGCTACCGTCCCGCCGCTCAGGTGGTCGAGCGCGGCAGCTTCTCCCGGCGTGGCGAGTTGCTCGACCTGTTTCCTCCGCAGCTCGACCAGCCGGTTCGCATCGAGTTCTTCGACGAAGACATCGAGCGCATGCGCGCCTTCGACCCTGATTCCCAGCGCAGCGACGCACCCCTGGAGCGTCTGGCCGTCTTCCCGATGCGGGGCATCGTGCTGCCGGAGACAGGCTGGCCCGCGATCGAGGCGCGCATTCGCAAGGCCTTCGATGACCAGCAAAAGAAGCTGAAGTTCGTGGCCGGGCGTCTGAAGGCCCGCACCGATCAGGACCTGACCCGCTTCGCCGCCTTCGGCTATTTCGACGGCTGTGAAGGCTATGCGCCCTTCCTGTACGAGCGCATGGGCACCCTGGTCGATTACCTGCCGGGCGGCAGCGTGCTGGTCTGGGACGACCACGAGCACCTGTTCGGCGAGCTGGTTCGCTGGTGTCAGGCCCAGGATGCGGCCCTGGCCAAGAACCTGGAAGAGGGCAATATCCTGCCCCTGCCCTACCCGTTGCACCTCGACGCCGCGGGACTGGCCCAACTCGGCACCGGGCTGGCGCAGCTGGATGTGAGCAGTCGGGCCCAGGCGGCCGTGACCATCGACGCGCCGGCCTCGCCGCGCTTCCACAGCGACTTCGACCAGATCGCGATCCGCATCAACGGCTGGCAACACGAGGGCCAGCGGGTCGTGATCGTGACTCAGCAGCCGCAGCGCGCCTTCGCCATCCTGGACGAACGCGGCGTCAACGCCTCGCTCTCTTCGCCCCCGGAGGACGCCGGGGGACAGGTCGGGGGCGTCTGGGTGGTGCGCGAGGGCCTGATTGAAGGTTTTAGCGTCGCCTCCTTGCGCCTGGTGGTGCTGACGGACCTGGAACTGTTCGGCCAGCAGCGCCGCGCCAGTGCCCGCCACCACAAGAAGTTCAGCTTCCAGGGCACCGCCTTCACCAACGTCGCGGAGCTCAAGCCGGGCGACTACGTGGTGCATGCCAAGCACGGCATCGGCCGCTTCGTGGGCCTGGCGCGACTGCCGGTCGACAACCAGGAGCGCGACTACCTGGCCCTGGTCTACCACAACGATGACAAGCTTTACGTGCCGGTGGATCAGGTCAATCTGCTGCACCGCTACCGCGGGCAGGGCGATGGCCCCTCGCCCAAGCTGCACAAGATGGGCGGCGTCGAGTGGGAGAACACCAAGAAGCGCGTCAAGAAGGGCCTGAAAGACCTGGCGGACGACCTGGTCAAGCTGTATGCCGCGCGGGCCAGCCTGGAAGGCTACGCCTATCCGCCCGACACGCTCTGGCAGCAGGAGATGGAGGAGGCCTTCCCTTACGAGCCCACCATCGACCAGCTCAAGGCCATCGAAGAAACCAAGCGGGACATGGAACGGCCGCGTCCGATGGACCGCCTGGTCTGTGGCGACGTGGGTTTCGGCAAGACCGAAGTGGCGCTGCGGGCAGCCTTCAAGGCCATCATGGCCGGCAAGCAGGTGGCCCTGCTCGCGCCCACCACGGTGCTGGCGCAGCAGCACTACCTGGTCTTCCGTGAGCGCTTTGCGCCCTACCCGGTGCGGGTCGGCTTGCTCTCGCGCTTTCGCACGCCCAAAGAGCAACGCGAGGTGATCGCCAAGCTCAAGACCGGGGAGATCGACCTGGTCGTCGGGACCCATCGCGTGCTGGGCAAGGACCTCGGGTTCAAGGATCTGGGCCTGGTGATCATCGACGAGGAGCACCGCTTCGGGGTCGCCAACAAGGAACGCCTGAAGCAGGTCAAGCGCCTGGTCGATGTGCTGACGATGAGCGCCACGCCGATCCCGCGCACGCTCTACATGGCGCTGAGCGGCGCGCGCGACATGAGCTTGATTGCCACGCCTCCGCTCAACCGGCAGCCGATCAAGACCTTCGTGGGCCCCTACGACCCGGATGCCGTGCGGGCCGCGGTCCTGCACGAAATGGAGCGCGGCGGACAGATTTTCTTCCTGCACAACCGCGTCGAGTCGATCGGGCGCATCGCGGTCGAGCTCGAGGCGCTCGTGCCGGAGGCGCGCATTCGCTACGCCCACGGGCAGATGAGCGAGGACGACCTCGAAGACATCATGCTGGCCTTCAAGGACGGCGAGTTCGATATCCTGCTCAGCACCACCATCATCGAGAGCGGGCTCGACATTCCGCGCGCCAACACGATGATCATCGACGACGCCGATCGCCTCGGCCTGGCCCAGCTGTACCAGCTGCGGGGCCGCGTCGGGCGCAGCGAGACCAAGGCCTACTGCCATTGCTTCTACCGGGCCGGCAAGCAGCTGACGGACGAGGCGCGCGATCGCCTCGGCGCCCTGCAGCAATTCACGGCGCTGGGCAGCGGGTACCAGATTGCCCTGCGGGACCTGGAGATCCGAGGGGTCGGCAACCTGCTCGGCTCCGAGCAGCACGGCCACATGATCTCCGTCGGCTTCGACCTTTACTCGCGCTTGCTGGAAGAGGCGATCGAGGAATCGCGCGGGCATGTGGTCGAGGCGGCGGTCGAGCCCGCCACCGTCGACCTCCACGTGTCGGCCTTCATCCCCGACGAGTGGATCGGCGAGGGGGGCGACAAGATGGCGCAGTACCGTCGCCTGGCGGGGGTCTCCAGCGAGCGTGAGCTGGAGATTCTGGAAGCGGAGTGGAAGGATCGCTTCGGGGCGCTGCCGACCAGCGTGCGCAACCTCATGCGGGTGGTGCGGCTCAAGCTGCAGGCCAGCGAACTGGGCCTGGCCGCGATCCGGTCGGACACCAAGTTCATCCGGATCCAGGGCGCCATTCCGGCCTCGGCCTTCTACAAGGCGCAGGCCAGTGACAAGTCTCTGGTCAACTGGAAGTTCACGCCCCAAGAGGTCCAGATCGACCGCACCCGCATGCTGCCGGAAGACCAGCTCGTGGCCGTCGAAAAATTGCTCAAACCCCTGCTGGCCGCAGCTGCGGCCACTGTCTGA
- a CDS encoding DNA internalization-related competence protein ComEC/Rec2, giving the protein MLAAIAVGLAAGAALAPFLPDSPWLWLTGLLIPALLRGHEAAVARPGWSLIVRGLLVLALLGPAAAWHHRRQPRPARDDVSLLAPRRFVAIAGMVEAPPEGGDGRWRAVVRVLPTATGPPVSGRLAVRFPPGTARPSPGQGWQLQGRLLATEGPRNPGGFDAQAYWQARGVFALMQAEQATATGFGLRADDRARRALDHVRLALLAGLSVGLPPEKAALLGSLVLGSGAAPVPAALASVFREAGLAHVLAASGTQVSLLGGLLWWLARRLGLGSGASGALAALGLVGYLLLTGATPGMVRATWMGLIGLGGLVLGRSAVPFAAFWATLALILGADPTAVTDLGLQLSALATYALLRLAHAGYGPSEGWRRQLWAFGWAPCVTWLWVAPWQALSFGCLPLAGVPANWLAAPLVTLLTPWGLGLALLGCLAPRLVGGLAGLTGALVGGLIRVAEWAVAVPGQWWALPAVSAGAIAAAYAALFLGLRHPRAALLVSLGALVWWGGGRSPAVLRVAVLSVGQGDAIVIQTPAGRTLLVDGGPAARGADQGQRTVLPYLQRLGVKRLDLIVATHAHEDHLGGLPAVLARLPVSAVWENGRPEAGEAQQALLSACLGAGVTLTVPQANTQWQADGVRLQVLPRPPAPERENDASLVLRLHYGRTRLLLPGDLETTGEGWLAQRSPDELRAEVLKLGHHGARNATSAAWLARVRPRLALISVGRQSVHGHPHGTTLARLERSGVAVLRTDRDGAILLESDGQRWRTTTAASRWREWRSWVPPARMAGEPDP; this is encoded by the coding sequence GTGCTGGCGGCGATCGCCGTGGGGTTGGCCGCCGGTGCGGCCCTGGCCCCGTTCCTACCTGACAGCCCCTGGCTCTGGCTCACGGGGTTGCTGATTCCAGCGCTGCTGAGGGGCCACGAGGCGGCCGTGGCGCGACCCGGATGGTCGCTGATCGTGCGCGGCCTGCTGGTCCTGGCGCTGCTGGGGCCGGCGGCGGCCTGGCATCATCGTCGGCAGCCCCGCCCCGCGCGGGACGACGTGTCGCTCCTGGCGCCGCGGCGCTTCGTGGCGATCGCCGGGATGGTCGAGGCGCCGCCGGAGGGGGGCGACGGGCGCTGGCGCGCCGTGGTGCGGGTCTTGCCGACGGCCACGGGCCCACCCGTCAGCGGCCGCCTGGCCGTTCGCTTTCCCCCGGGCACGGCGCGGCCGAGTCCGGGGCAGGGGTGGCAGCTGCAAGGGCGCTTGCTGGCGACGGAGGGACCGCGCAACCCCGGCGGCTTCGATGCGCAGGCCTACTGGCAAGCACGGGGCGTCTTCGCGTTGATGCAGGCGGAACAGGCCACGGCCACGGGGTTCGGCCTCCGCGCGGACGATCGTGCCCGTCGCGCCCTCGACCATGTGCGTCTGGCGCTCCTGGCAGGCCTCTCGGTCGGCTTGCCCCCAGAAAAGGCGGCCTTGCTGGGCTCCCTGGTGCTGGGCAGCGGGGCGGCCCCGGTGCCGGCCGCGCTGGCGTCCGTCTTTCGCGAGGCCGGCCTGGCCCACGTGCTGGCTGCCAGCGGCACCCAGGTCAGCCTGCTGGGCGGCCTGCTCTGGTGGCTGGCCCGCCGGCTGGGCCTGGGATCAGGGGCTTCCGGCGCTCTGGCGGCGTTGGGGTTGGTCGGCTACCTGCTGCTCACGGGTGCGACGCCGGGCATGGTCCGCGCCACCTGGATGGGGCTGATCGGGCTGGGCGGCCTCGTGCTGGGACGTTCGGCCGTGCCGTTTGCGGCCTTCTGGGCCACGCTGGCCCTGATCCTGGGGGCCGACCCCACGGCGGTCACGGACCTCGGGCTGCAGCTCAGTGCGCTGGCGACCTATGCCCTGTTGCGGCTGGCCCACGCCGGGTACGGCCCGAGCGAGGGCTGGCGGCGCCAGCTCTGGGCCTTCGGCTGGGCGCCCTGCGTGACCTGGCTCTGGGTGGCCCCCTGGCAGGCCCTGAGCTTCGGCTGTCTGCCGCTGGCGGGCGTACCGGCCAACTGGCTGGCCGCCCCGCTGGTCACCCTGCTGACACCGTGGGGACTGGGGCTGGCGCTGCTCGGTTGTTTGGCCCCGCGCCTGGTGGGGGGGCTCGCGGGCCTGACGGGCGCCCTGGTGGGCGGGCTGATCCGGGTCGCCGAATGGGCCGTCGCCGTGCCGGGGCAGTGGTGGGCGCTGCCGGCCGTGTCGGCGGGGGCGATCGCCGCCGCCTACGCGGCCTTGTTCCTGGGGCTGCGGCACCCCCGCGCGGCGCTGCTGGTGAGTCTCGGGGCGCTGGTGTGGTGGGGGGGCGGGCGATCGCCGGCCGTCCTGCGCGTGGCGGTGCTGAGCGTGGGGCAAGGCGATGCGATCGTGATTCAGACCCCCGCCGGACGGACCCTGCTGGTCGATGGGGGGCCTGCCGCCCGAGGGGCCGACCAGGGCCAGCGCACGGTGCTGCCCTACCTGCAGCGTCTGGGCGTGAAACGCCTCGACCTGATCGTGGCGACTCACGCCCACGAAGATCACCTCGGTGGCCTGCCGGCCGTGCTGGCGCGCTTGCCGGTCTCGGCGGTGTGGGAGAACGGCCGCCCGGAGGCCGGCGAGGCCCAGCAGGCCTTGCTCAGCGCCTGTCTCGGCGCCGGCGTAACGCTCACGGTGCCGCAGGCCAACACCCAATGGCAGGCGGACGGCGTCAGGCTGCAGGTCCTGCCGCGCCCCCCTGCGCCCGAGCGCGAGAACGATGCCTCGCTGGTCCTGCGCCTGCATTACGGGCGGACCCGGCTGCTGTTGCCTGGCGATCTGGAAACGACGGGAGAGGGCTGGTTGGCGCAACGAAGTCCGGACGAACTGCGCGCCGAGGTGCTCAAGCTCGGCCACCACGGCGCGCGCAACGCCACCTCGGCGGCCTGGCTGGCGCGGGTGCGCCCCCGACTGGCGCTGATCTCGGTGGGGCGCCAGAGCGTCCACGGACACCCGCACGGCACCACGCTGGCAAGGCTCGAACGCTCCGGCGTGGCCGTGCTACGCACCGACCGTGACGGTGCCATCCTGCTCGAAAGCGACGGTCAGCGCTGGCGTACGACCACGGCCGCGAGCCGCTGGCGCGAGTGGCGTTCCTGGGTCCCGCCAGCGCGGATGGCGGGTGAGCCGGACCCTTGA